From the genome of Eptesicus fuscus isolate TK198812 chromosome 24, DD_ASM_mEF_20220401, whole genome shotgun sequence, one region includes:
- the LOC114229722 gene encoding putative coiled-coil domain-containing protein 144B — protein MSQESQINRECDKEDTSAYSGHPSVQKDEEMCIKQSTFEQRENLQLSKDESKQKSHEFSGKFKMTECPEEEPPRDNSKGGASLRQMPSNLTSKILDCEGKDAFRMSVSAALQTFPEREEPTLKIVPPSHADPGSPEDSPLSSSELPLREKELHSENEHKPDTENVLNKNESFYNETENKKVRHPIVTSEAREDQEIAMQMTKNINPNTRDWKLGIRPTPQTHDPKSHFDLRLVHCNETKPMTELKSHHMPAVTKTYMEIKPNQDLFQKPLCADNCSANYFKSMDSKLKDESSSALHNDRTPGVYVNEEDLQRLKNDVDMVKVEPLAWKRKKIQLQKEVEVKMEQENSKREVSGNTHDGTDDSESGGWSQKSKSEQTDKQQVSIMEDEDSYSESGSKEGRDRTLHVRETRQVYQGWGWNLKPRLCSKTGIDDDSKHTSHNEDLKVKCSFVKLIFLLSI, from the exons ATGTCTCAAGAATCACAAATAAATAGGGAATGTGACAAAGAGGATACATCTGCATATTCAGGACACCCATCTGTGCAAAAGGATGAGGAAATGTGCATCAAACAAAGCACCTTTGAGCAGAGGGAGAACTTACAACTTTCCAAAGATGAGTCAAAGCAGAAGTCACATGAATTTTCTGGAAAATTCAAAATGACTGAGTGCCCTGAGGAAGAGCCGCCACGTGATAACTCTAAAGGAGGAGCAAGCTTAAGACAAATGCCTTCTAATTTGACAAGTAAAATACTTGATTGTGAGGGGAAAGATGCATTTAGAATGTCTGTCTCTGCAGCACTACAAACATTTCCTGAAAGAGAAGAACCCACTCTCAAAATTGTTCCTCCATCTCATGCAGACCCTGGGTCCCCTGAAGACTCTCCCTTGTCATCTTCTGAGCTtcctttaagagaaaaagaattacactctgaaaatgaacacaaacctgacacagaaaatgttttaaacaaaaatgagagtttttataatgagacagaaaataaaaaagtaagacacCCAATAGTTACATCTGAAGCAAGAGAAGACCAAGAGATTGCTATGCAgatgacaaaaaatataaatcCAAATACCAGGGATTGGAAATTAGGCATCAGACCTACACCTCAGACTCATGATCCAAAAAGCCATTTTGATTTGAGGCTTGTCCACTGCAATGAAACAAAACCCATGACTGAATTAAAAAGCCACCATATGCCTGCTGTaacaaaaacttatatggaaatAAAGCCAAATCAAGACTTGTTCCAGAAGCCATTATGTGCAGATAATTGCAgtgctaattattttaaaagcatggaCTCTAAATTAAAAGATGAGAGTTCCTCTGCACTGCACAATGACAGAACACCTGGAGTATATGTAAATGAAGAAGATTTACAAAGGCTTAAGAATGATGTAGACATGGTAAAAGTAGAGCCCCTGgcttggaaaagaaagaaaattcaactTCAAAAAGAG GTTGAAGTAAAAATGGAGCAGGAAAACAGTAAAAGGGAAGTGTCAGGAAACACGCATGATGGTACTGATGACAGTGAGAGTGGTGGATGGAGTCAGAAGAGCAAAAGTGAACAAACTGATAAGCAGCAGGTTTCTATTATGGAGGATGAAGATTCTTACAG tgaaagtggaagcaaggaagggagagacagaacactccatgtgagagaaacacgtcaagtataccagggctggggatggaacctgaaacccag ACTTTGCAGCAAAACTGGCATTGATGATGATTCAAAGCATACATCACACAATGAAGACTTGAAGGTAAAGTGCTCCTTTGTGAAATTAATTTTCCTGCTGTCAATTTAA
- the LOC129148283 gene encoding putative coiled-coil domain-containing protein 144B produces the protein MGQLSKKRKSLGDSGYLCLQAFCWGQSLKELLLVCELHEDKVISETHTRTAKTSENQNKLIHLATLHLEKMTQESQINRACDKEDRSAYSGHSSVQKDEEMCIKQGTLEQRKNLQLSKDESKQKSHEFSGKLKMTGCPEEEPPCDNSKGGARFRQMPSNLTRKMLDCEGKDAFGKSISAALQTFPEREETTLKIVSPSHADPGSPEDSSWSSSFELSLREKELHSENDHKPDAEHVLNKNEESFYNDTESEKVRTSVVKSEVREDQEFAMQMTKNMNPNTTDWKLGMGPTPQSSDPKSHFDLCLVRCNETQPMIEIKKHDMPAVTNTYKETKPNQDLFQKPLCADHCSANYCKSLDSKLKDDHSSALHNDTTPGVYVIEELQQDLQTLKNDIDMVKEERLAWKKMIVQLQKEVEFNLLLLCFFSLSILWSILIFHF, from the exons ATGGGACAGCTGAGCAAAAAGCGCAAGTCACTTGGAGACTCGGGCTACCTCTGCCTACAAGCTTTCTGCTGGGGTCAGTCACTAAAAGAGCTCCTGTTGGTATGTGAGTTGCATGAG GATAAAGTTATTTCAGAAACACATACCCGGACAGCAAAGACATCTGAAAATCAAAACAAGCTAATTCATCTTGCAACCTTGCATCTGGAAAAAATGACTCAAGAATCACAAATAAATAGGGCATGTGACAAAGAGGATAGATCTGCATATTCAGGACACTCTTCTGTGCAAAAGGATGAGGAAATGTGCATCAAACAAGGCACGTTAGAGCAGAGGAAGAACTTACAACTTTCCAAAGATGAGTCAAAGCAGAAGTCACATGAATTTTCTGGAAAACTAAAAATGACTGGATGCCCTGAGGAAGAGCCACCATGTGATAACTCTAAAGGAGGAGCAAGATTCAGACAAATGCCTTCTAATTTGACACGTAAAATGCTTGATTGTGAGGGAAAAGATGCGTTTGGAAAGTCTATCTCTGCAGCATTACAAACATTTCCTGAACGAGAAGAAACCACTCTCAAAATTGTTTCTCCATCTCATGCAGACCCTGGGTCCCCTGAAGACTCTTCCTGGTCCTCCTCTTTTGAGCTTTCTTTAAGAGAAAAGGAATTACATTCTGAAAATGATCACAAACCTGATGCTGAACAcgttttaaacaaaaatgaagagAGTTTTTATAATGACACAGAAAGTGAAAAAGTAAGGACCTCAGTAGTTAAGTCTGAAGTGAGAGAAGACCAAGAGTTTGCTATGCAGATGACAAAAAATATGAACCCAAATACCACAGATTGGAAATTAGGCATGGGACCTACACCTCAGTCTAGTGATCCGAAAAGCCATTTTGATTTGTGCCTTGTCCGCTGCAATGAAACACAACCcatgattgaaataaaaaagcacGATATGCCTGCTGTTACAAATACTTATAAGGAAACAAAGCCAAATCAAGACTTGTTCCAGAAGCCATTGTGTGCAGATCATTGCAGTGCTAATTATTGTAAAAGCTTGGACTCTAAATTAAAAGATGACCATTCCTCTGCACTGCACAATGACACAACACCTGGAGTATACGTAATTGAAGAACTACAGCAAGATTTACAAACATTAAAGAATGACATAGACATGGTCAAAGAAGAGCGCCTGGCTTGGAAAAAAATGATTGTTCAACTTCAAAAAGAGGTAGAATTTAATTTGCTGCTActctgttttttctctttatcaattCTCTGGTCCATTCTGATTTTCCACTTCTGA